From a region of the Burkholderia sp. PAMC 26561 genome:
- a CDS encoding SDR family oxidoreductase, whose amino-acid sequence MDLGIRGRRAVVCGGSKGLGLAAARSLAREGVDLTLVARSQETLDTAAGELVAETGVKVATVSADLGTSEGRAAVLAQAGIVDILVANPGIRQVPDDFRKITREGWEGWMEAHFYSSLELIRAVVPGMSERGFGRIVNMSVSFIKFPQVGFGPSHAARLALAGAIAAMSRELIPHNVVINSVCPGLFETDALTTNLHGHAARGNTTYEAIVADRLKHCPAGRFADPSECGDLIAFLCSAQNGFMTAQNIVNDGGVYQGLF is encoded by the coding sequence ATGGATTTAGGCATCAGAGGACGCCGCGCGGTCGTATGCGGCGGTAGCAAGGGCTTGGGACTGGCGGCGGCGCGTTCGCTCGCGAGAGAGGGCGTGGACCTGACTTTGGTTGCACGATCGCAGGAAACACTCGATACCGCCGCGGGTGAACTCGTGGCAGAAACCGGCGTCAAGGTCGCGACCGTCAGCGCTGATCTCGGCACGTCCGAGGGACGCGCTGCGGTCCTGGCGCAAGCGGGCATCGTGGACATCCTGGTGGCGAATCCCGGCATCCGGCAGGTGCCCGACGACTTCCGCAAGATCACGCGCGAAGGCTGGGAGGGCTGGATGGAAGCGCATTTTTATTCGTCGCTGGAACTGATCCGCGCGGTCGTGCCGGGCATGAGCGAGCGTGGCTTCGGCCGGATCGTGAACATGTCAGTGAGCTTCATCAAGTTCCCGCAGGTCGGCTTCGGACCCAGTCACGCGGCGCGCCTTGCGCTTGCGGGCGCGATCGCCGCCATGTCGCGCGAACTGATTCCGCACAACGTGGTGATCAACAGCGTGTGCCCGGGGTTGTTCGAAACCGATGCGCTCACCACGAACCTGCACGGCCACGCGGCACGCGGCAACACGACCTATGAGGCGATTGTCGCGGATCGGCTGAAGCATTGCCCGGCTGGACGCTTTGCCGATCCGTCCGAGTGCGGCGATCTGATTGCGTTCTTGTGCAGCGCGCAGAATGGCTTCATGACTGCGCAGAATATCGTCAACGATGGTGGCGTCTACCAGGGGCTGTTCTGA
- a CDS encoding SDR family NAD(P)-dependent oxidoreductase — MSKHSEPVRGVVMLSGASRGIGAAIAQRLYDDGYTLSLGVRDPAGVAPALAADKERVLIERYDAFDPLSPVAWVDATLARFGRLDALINNAGILLEITLDRGDDTALDIMWEVNVKGPFRTIRAAMPALKVSGKGRVINVASTDGKRYRPTDSVGYAMTKHAVMALTHAARFDGWESGVRATALCPGAVDTELIARFASASPVADRLRPETVADTIAFLLTLPNNATVAELVLNTRLESSL; from the coding sequence ATGTCGAAGCATTCGGAACCTGTGCGCGGCGTGGTGATGTTGTCGGGCGCGTCACGAGGTATTGGCGCCGCCATCGCACAACGTCTCTACGATGACGGCTACACGTTGTCGCTCGGCGTGCGCGATCCGGCAGGCGTCGCGCCAGCGCTTGCAGCGGACAAGGAAAGGGTATTGATCGAACGCTATGACGCATTCGATCCGCTGTCCCCGGTCGCGTGGGTCGACGCCACACTCGCGCGCTTCGGGCGCCTCGACGCGCTGATCAACAACGCAGGCATCCTGCTCGAAATCACGCTGGATCGTGGCGACGACACCGCGCTCGACATCATGTGGGAAGTCAACGTCAAGGGTCCGTTCCGCACCATCCGCGCCGCCATGCCCGCGCTCAAGGTAAGCGGAAAAGGCCGTGTGATCAACGTGGCATCGACGGACGGCAAGCGGTATCGGCCGACGGATTCGGTGGGTTATGCCATGACCAAGCACGCAGTCATGGCGCTTACGCACGCAGCGCGTTTCGACGGCTGGGAGAGCGGCGTGCGTGCCACCGCCTTGTGTCCCGGCGCAGTGGATACAGAACTGATTGCGCGGTTTGCGAGCGCGAGTCCCGTGGCGGACCGGCTGCGCCCGGAAACTGTCGCTGATACGATTGCCTTTCTGCTGACGCTTCCCAACAATGCAACCGTGGCGGAACTCGTCCTGAACACCCGGCTCGAGTCTTCGCTTTGA
- a CDS encoding diaminopimelate decarboxylase family protein yields the protein MTGHQPDANPCGFSVQYGKYIGIGANGNLWVDGCDVQTLAETHGAPLYIISENELRDRYRAFRDGFLAHYPQVEILFANKSNNGLAIRHILNQEGAGGDCFGVNEMYIALLAGTDPQKLVLNGSNKQEEELEMAISNGICVNIDAMDELDRIDAISKRLGKRAAIGIRLKLDLLPLAGRTGVAMHGPGTLKEQSDSTKWGMTREQTVEIVKRAQQMPDIELKETHFHLSRMSNDPENFAIMAREMITWSGFLRDETGWTPPCIDIGGGWTFGKWYGTGPRSQIDDNAAPTPEIYGRMCGAAIREEAERLNLPLPKLRIEPGRAISGPSGVAVGRVGAIKQGATKKWVNLDLSTNHLSWASALDWYYHAVAVKDTARPATEHVDLVGPLCNSDEVGADRTMPALARGDFVAFLDAGGYTESGAARYNAQLLPATVLVAGDTAEVTTVREQWRDVAGRFKVPPRLLAASFAKNV from the coding sequence ATGACAGGACATCAGCCCGACGCAAATCCCTGCGGGTTTTCCGTGCAGTACGGCAAGTACATCGGTATTGGCGCCAACGGCAATCTCTGGGTCGACGGCTGCGACGTGCAAACCCTCGCCGAGACGCACGGCGCACCGCTCTACATCATTTCGGAAAACGAACTGCGTGACCGATATCGCGCGTTTCGCGATGGTTTTCTCGCGCATTATCCGCAGGTCGAGATTCTCTTCGCCAACAAGTCGAACAACGGACTCGCGATCCGCCACATCCTGAACCAGGAAGGCGCGGGCGGTGACTGCTTTGGCGTGAACGAGATGTATATCGCGCTGCTAGCCGGAACCGATCCGCAAAAGCTCGTACTCAACGGCTCGAACAAGCAGGAAGAAGAACTCGAGATGGCGATCTCGAATGGCATCTGCGTGAATATCGATGCAATGGATGAACTGGATCGCATCGATGCAATCTCGAAGCGGCTTGGCAAGAGGGCGGCTATCGGCATCCGGCTCAAGCTCGACCTGTTGCCGCTCGCGGGACGCACGGGTGTTGCCATGCACGGTCCCGGCACGCTCAAGGAACAGAGCGACTCGACCAAGTGGGGCATGACGCGCGAGCAGACCGTCGAGATCGTCAAGCGGGCGCAGCAGATGCCTGATATCGAGTTGAAGGAAACGCATTTCCACCTGAGCCGCATGTCGAACGATCCCGAAAATTTCGCGATCATGGCGCGCGAGATGATCACATGGTCCGGCTTCTTGCGCGATGAAACCGGCTGGACGCCGCCGTGCATCGACATTGGCGGCGGCTGGACCTTCGGCAAGTGGTACGGCACGGGGCCGCGCTCGCAGATCGACGACAACGCCGCACCCACGCCGGAGATCTACGGCCGTATGTGCGGCGCTGCGATCCGCGAAGAAGCGGAACGCCTGAACCTGCCGCTGCCCAAACTGCGCATTGAACCGGGCCGCGCAATTTCGGGGCCGTCCGGCGTTGCAGTTGGAAGAGTCGGCGCGATCAAGCAGGGCGCCACGAAAAAATGGGTGAACCTGGATCTTTCGACAAACCATCTTTCCTGGGCATCGGCGCTCGACTGGTACTACCACGCGGTCGCCGTGAAGGACACCGCGCGCCCGGCAACGGAGCACGTCGATCTGGTCGGTCCGCTTTGCAACTCCGATGAAGTCGGCGCCGATCGCACCATGCCCGCGCTCGCACGCGGTGATTTCGTCGCTTTCCTCGATGCCGGCGGCTACACCGAATCCGGCGCCGCGCGCTATAACGCGCAACTGTTGCCCGCGACGGTGCTGGTCGCGGGCGATACCGCCGAGGTCACGACGGTGCGCGAGCAATGGCGCGACGTTGCCGGACGCTTCAAGGTGCCGCCGCGTTTGCTTGCGGCATCGTTTGCGAAAAACGTCTGA